In Oncorhynchus gorbuscha isolate QuinsamMale2020 ecotype Even-year linkage group LG02, OgorEven_v1.0, whole genome shotgun sequence, a single genomic region encodes these proteins:
- the LOC123990812 gene encoding LOW QUALITY PROTEIN: uncharacterized mitochondrial protein AtMg00860-like (The sequence of the model RefSeq protein was modified relative to this genomic sequence to represent the inferred CDS: inserted 2 bases in 2 codons), giving the protein RLLENCLYVKAEKCAFHVSSVTFLGSVISAEGIQMDPAKVQAVSDWPVPRSRVELQRFLGFANFYRRFIRNFGQVAAPLTALTSVKTCFKWSGSAQGAFDLLKKRFTSAPILVTPDVTKQFIVEVDAQRWAXGAILSQRFQSDDKVHPCAYFSHRLSPSERNYDVGNXQLLAIRLVLDFEQADPKR; this is encoded by the exons cgccttttagaaaattgtctctacgtgaaggctgagaagtgcgcctttcatgtctcctctgtcacatttctcggttctgttatttccgctgaaggcattcagatggatcccgctaaggtccaggctgtcagtgattggcccgttccaaggtcacgtgtcgagttgcagcgctttctaggtttcgctaatttctatcggcgtttcattcgtaattttggtcaagttgctgcccctctcacagctcttacttctgtcaagacgtgctttaagtggtccggttccgcccagggagcttttgatctcctcaagaagcgttttacatccgctcctatccttgttactcctgacgtcactaaacaattcattgtcgaggttgacgctcagaggtggg tgggagccattctatcccagcgcttccagtctgacgataaggtccatccttgcgcttatttttcacatcgcctgtcgccatcggaacgcaactatgatgtgggta cacaactgctcgccatccgctta